Proteins found in one Triticum urartu cultivar G1812 chromosome 4, Tu2.1, whole genome shotgun sequence genomic segment:
- the LOC125550269 gene encoding protein saal1, giving the protein MAAGDTGAPAAGGAGKDGEPESPRGPDPDHHAPVSPGASEEEEGASGAVEAGQDDGAPDPEEGGDATEDDMDEEEEEGDEDEEDAPTHLPFAPAEEESLEETTTVDPSYTISLIRQLIPNGSSVEKEFSDKQGLPEERSVSPKDQLEECGCILWDLAASEPQAELMINNLVIEVLLENLCMANSSRVKEICLGIMGNLACHESVVAAISLKKGLIATVVEQLFLDDVKCLSETFRLLAAILRSSAFVSWAEALLPDEILSRILRIVGKTDNSTLLEKIIDFLSTVIDNQDVNAMLIQPLLKLGLVDRVIGLLTTELERSPDEKLDRSGSLDLVLHFMEELSVIHCVSKAMTSNDRLIKVLVNMIKSPDKVEVAGYCASVVIVISNILTDGKHLMPMISRDLPFLEGLLEVLPVVPDDDQARYALWSILSRVLAQVQGTELNSLSLNRFASLFSGKFGLIKHDLESQVVDEEKLTPEDALLKGWISRCLMAISFFMERWIEEKSSRGNKDAIDNAREVLSYCQKVLR; this is encoded by the exons ATGGCGGCCGGCGACACGGGCGCGCCCGCGGCGGGCGGAGCGGGGAAGGACGGCGAGCCCGAGTCGCCGCGGGGGCCGGACCCCGATCACCACGCTCCGGTGTCGCCGGGCGCTTCCGAAGAGGAAGAGGGCGCCAGCGGCGCGGTCGAGGCGGGGCAGGACGACGGCGCGCCCGACCCGGAGGAGGGCGGCGACGCCACGGAGGACGATatggacgaggaggaggaggagggggacgaggacgaggaggacGCCCCGACGCACCTGCCGTTCGCGCCCGCGGAGGAAGAG TCACTTGAGGAGACAACTACAGTTGATCCAAGCTATACCATCTCTCTTATAAGGCAACTAATACCTAATGGATCCAGTGTGGAGAAAGAGTTCAG TGACAAGCAGGGTCTTCCAGAAGAAAGGAGTGTCAGTCCTAAGGATCAGTTGGAAGAGTGTGGTTGTATTCTGTGGGATCTTGCGGCTAGTGAACCTCAAGCAGAACTTATG ATTAATAACCTTGTGATTGAAGTGCTTTTGGAAAACCTTTGTATGGCAAATTCTTCTAGGGTGAAG GAAATTTGTCTTGGAATCATGGGAAACTTAGCCTGTCATGAATCTGTAGTTGCTGCAATCTCTTTGAAAAAAGGTTTAATTGCAACTGTCGTGGAGCAATTGTTTCTAGATGATGTCAAATGCCTTTCTGAAACATTCAG GTTGTTGGCTGCCATTCTTCGGTCCAGTGCATTTGTTTCTTGGGCTGAAGCTCTTTTACCTGATGAGATTCTTTCACGTATTCTACGGATAGTTGGGAAGACAGATAATTCTACATTACTTGAAAAG ATCATTGACTTCCTATCAACTGTCATTGATAATCAAGATGTGAATGCTATGCTTATCCAGCCCTTGCTTAAACTGGGTTTAGTTGACCGTGTTATTGGGTTACTAACAACTGAGCTTGAAAGATCACCGGATGAGAAGCTAGACAG ATCGGGTTCTCTTGATTTGGTCCTTCACTTCATGGAAGAATTATCAGTCATACACTGTGTTTCAAAGGCAATGACATCGAATGACCGGCTGATTAAAGTGCTAGTTAACATGATCAAGTCGCCAGATAAAGTTGAG GTTGCAGGCTATTGTGCTTCGGTGGTGATCGTAATATCAAATATTTTGACAGATGGAAAGCATTTGATGCCTATGATATCCCGTG ATTTACCGTTCCTGGAGGGCCTACTTGAAGTTCTTCCAGTGGTCCCTGATGATGACCAAGCTCGATATGCACTTTGGAGTATCTTATCGCGTGTTCTGGCACAAGTGCAAGGAACTGAGTTGAACTCCTTGTCCCTCAACCGGTTTGCGTCTCTGTTTTCAGGCAAGTTCGGCCTCATCAAACATGACCTCGAGAGTCAGGTGGTTGATGAAGAGAAGTTAACACCTGAGGATGCTCTCCTGAAGGGATGGATATCGAGATGT CTCATGGCAATCTCCTTCTTCATGGAGAGATGGATCGAGGAGAAGTCCTCCCGGGGCAACAAAGACGCCATTGACAATGCTCGGGAGGTGCTGAGCTACTGCCAGAAGGTGCTCCGCTAA
- the LOC125550272 gene encoding uncharacterized protein LOC125550272: MEGRPRGGGRTAMDYSLAALKLFASQLAGSTTAPSSEGSSPAQMLFGIRFQRAWIQGVVVRADYSVGDGRLFVDDGSCVTELMLRPEDAKGQPWRPGMYVLIIGAYIAPQSTESLPMVKVHKIVDLSGHPDREAMWYMEVAEAYNFFYKADASGAGSPP; encoded by the exons ATGGAGGGACGCCcccgcggcggcggccggaccGCCATGGACTACTCGCTGGCGGCGCTGAAGCTGTTCGCCTCGCAGCTGGCGGGATCCACGACCGCCCCCTCCTCGGAGGGCTCCTCCCCGGCGCAGATGCTCTTCGGCATCCGCTTCCAGCGCGCCTGGATCCAG GGCGTGGTGGTGCGCGCGGACTACAGCGTCGGCGACGGGAGGCTGTTCGTGGATGACGGCTCCTGCGTCACCGAGCTCATGCTCCGGCCCGAGGATGCCAAGGGCCAGCCCTGGCGCCCAG GGATGTATGTGCTGATTATTGGGGCATATATTGCTCCCCAGTCTACTGAAAGTCTGCCAATGGTCAAG GTGCACAAGATAGTGGATCTCTCTGGGCACCCGGACCGTGAAGCGATGTGGTACATGGAAGTGGCCGAGGCATACAACTTCTTCTACAAGGCTGACGCCTCCGGTGCCGGCTCACCGCCATGA